In Oceanispirochaeta sp. M1, the following are encoded in one genomic region:
- a CDS encoding TetR/AcrR family transcriptional regulator, translating to MDVFWQKGFAGTSISDLTQRMGINKPSMYNTFGNKEELFVKATNFYIENKAKSHSKFLLENRKPLKMRLKNYMRSIISIQCESEQHKGCYLVHCQSEVAGGDLPENARKLLVEADKYDKSLLTDIFNNDPEAKERGLNKNAEMNALCLAATLRGTASMARAGSTFSELEFVIDHSIKGIGL from the coding sequence ATGGATGTCTTCTGGCAGAAAGGCTTTGCGGGTACCTCCATATCAGATCTCACTCAAAGAATGGGGATAAACAAGCCAAGCATGTACAATACCTTCGGCAACAAGGAAGAACTGTTTGTCAAAGCAACAAATTTCTATATTGAAAACAAGGCTAAATCACATTCAAAATTTCTATTGGAGAATCGGAAACCGCTAAAAATGCGTTTGAAAAATTACATGAGATCCATAATCTCCATTCAATGTGAATCTGAACAGCATAAAGGTTGTTATCTCGTGCATTGTCAGTCAGAAGTGGCCGGCGGTGACTTACCGGAAAATGCAAGAAAGCTGTTAGTTGAAGCAGATAAATATGACAAATCATTATTAACGGATATCTTTAATAATGATCCGGAAGCAAAAGAAAGAGGATTAAATAAAAATGCTGAGATGAACGCACTTTGCCTTGCGGCAACATTGAGAGGAACTGCATCCATGGCTCGTGCCGGATCAACTTTTTCTGAACTTGAGTTTGTCATTGATCACAGTATAAAAGGAATAGGATTGTAA
- the feoB gene encoding ferrous iron transport protein B — MSNKNDFTLAFTGNPNCGKSSLFNLLTGAKQQIGNWPGVTVERVEGRYQYNNQSYNIVDLPGIYSLSPNSEDEQVSRDYILSGKADLIVNILDSSNLSRNMYLTAQLIEMRVPVVVVLNMMDLAESSGLSIDIDHLSAHLKCPVIGVSAVNQNDISRLKDFLKTNSEEHPVSTVELKYPNEIEDLISNWKILLESKAQELNLDSRWMTLRLIEEDPWVTSAIYNAAILTKEEIELELEHVKKILNETPDMIIADYVYGAVNGISREVVKRIRKVKPLNDIVDSVVMHPILGIPIFFAVMMLVFFVTIEIGSIFVGWFDTFAEMIFVDGVSSLLSSVGAPEIISYFIADGIGAGIQMVISFIPFVFFMFLMLSLLEDSGYMARAAFVMDRFMGKLGLPGKAFVPMIVGFGCTVPAILSTRTLDNRRDRMITIFMVPMMSCGARLPVYALFAAAFFPTKTGLIVFSLYMTGILVAVLSGLLIKVTLFRGEPSHLIMELPRYHIPRAKHILLHTWARVKDFIKKAGQVIIIAVFIMSIFSSLSLSGGFDPDNTAESILAALGRFMTPLFTSIGITDENWPATVGLFTGIFAKESVVGTLNALYSQLESIGPASEASTGLLILRSKFTPAAAYAYLLFILLYMPCVAAVSAVMREISISFGLLQALYLTVVAWIISTLFYQIVEGHNPVYISIAAALTALIILIFKVAARLVPVDHIDHIDHIDHIDLK; from the coding sequence ATGTCAAACAAAAATGATTTTACTCTTGCTTTTACAGGTAATCCAAATTGCGGTAAAAGCTCTCTTTTTAATTTACTGACCGGAGCAAAACAACAGATTGGAAACTGGCCGGGTGTTACGGTAGAACGCGTAGAAGGCCGATATCAATACAATAATCAAAGCTACAACATAGTAGATCTCCCGGGCATTTATTCCCTGTCTCCCAATTCCGAAGACGAACAGGTATCAAGAGATTACATCCTCAGTGGAAAGGCTGATCTTATAGTCAATATCCTGGATTCTTCAAACTTATCAAGAAATATGTATCTTACTGCTCAGCTGATTGAAATGAGGGTACCCGTAGTCGTTGTATTGAATATGATGGATCTTGCCGAGAGCAGCGGACTGAGTATCGATATTGATCATCTTTCAGCTCATTTAAAGTGTCCTGTGATCGGAGTGAGTGCAGTAAATCAGAACGATATATCCCGGCTTAAAGATTTTCTCAAAACTAATTCTGAAGAACATCCGGTATCTACTGTCGAGCTGAAATATCCAAATGAAATAGAAGATCTTATAAGTAACTGGAAAATCCTTCTCGAAAGCAAGGCTCAGGAACTCAACCTTGATTCACGCTGGATGACACTCAGACTTATTGAAGAAGACCCCTGGGTTACTTCAGCTATATATAATGCCGCAATCCTTACAAAAGAAGAGATAGAATTAGAGCTCGAGCATGTAAAGAAGATTCTGAATGAAACACCCGACATGATCATCGCCGATTATGTATATGGTGCTGTAAACGGTATTAGCCGTGAGGTTGTTAAACGTATTAGAAAGGTTAAACCTTTAAATGATATCGTTGATTCTGTAGTGATGCATCCAATCCTTGGAATCCCCATATTTTTTGCCGTGATGATGCTTGTATTTTTCGTCACAATCGAGATTGGCAGTATTTTCGTTGGCTGGTTTGATACCTTTGCCGAAATGATCTTTGTTGACGGAGTTAGCTCCCTTTTATCATCCGTCGGGGCACCGGAAATTATTTCATACTTCATTGCAGACGGCATAGGTGCAGGGATACAGATGGTAATTTCATTTATTCCGTTTGTATTTTTTATGTTCCTGATGCTCTCATTACTTGAAGACTCCGGCTATATGGCCAGGGCGGCCTTTGTTATGGACCGCTTTATGGGAAAACTCGGTCTGCCGGGAAAAGCCTTTGTCCCCATGATTGTAGGATTTGGATGTACAGTACCTGCGATCCTTTCAACCAGAACCCTGGATAACAGGCGTGATCGTATGATTACAATTTTTATGGTTCCCATGATGTCATGCGGCGCAAGACTCCCGGTCTATGCCCTCTTTGCAGCTGCTTTTTTTCCAACAAAAACTGGGCTGATTGTGTTTTCTCTCTATATGACCGGAATCCTTGTAGCCGTACTTTCAGGACTCCTGATAAAGGTAACTCTCTTCAGAGGAGAACCTTCTCATCTAATTATGGAACTTCCGCGCTATCATATACCAAGAGCAAAACATATTCTGCTTCACACCTGGGCCAGAGTTAAGGACTTTATCAAAAAAGCCGGTCAGGTAATAATCATCGCCGTTTTCATTATGTCTATTTTTTCATCCCTGAGCCTAAGCGGTGGATTCGATCCTGATAACACGGCTGAATCGATCCTGGCAGCGTTAGGCCGGTTTATGACTCCCCTTTTCACATCAATCGGAATAACAGATGAGAACTGGCCTGCCACTGTCGGTCTATTCACAGGTATATTTGCAAAAGAGTCGGTGGTAGGAACACTTAATGCCCTCTACAGCCAGCTGGAAAGCATCGGTCCTGCTTCTGAAGCTTCGACCGGTCTATTAATCCTGAGATCAAAGTTTACACCTGCAGCAGCTTATGCTTACCTGCTGTTTATCCTGTTATATATGCCCTGTGTTGCTGCAGTCAGTGCTGTCATGAGAGAAATCAGCATCAGCTTCGGTCTGCTTCAGGCACTATATCTGACGGTGGTTGCCTGGATCATCTCAACTCTGTTTTATCAAATAGTCGAAGGACATAATCCTGTCTATATTTCAATTGCCGCAGCTTTAACAGCATTGATAATACTGATCTTTAAAGTCGCCGCACGGTTAGTTCCCGTAGACCATATAGACCATATAGACCATATAGACCATATAGACCTTAAGTGA
- a CDS encoding 1-phosphofructokinase family hexose kinase: MMKKKILTVTLNPAIDYTIEVNNFAIDAVNRASASRRDPGGKGINVGTALSQGGFPVCLTGFLGKSNIDIFLNHIKVNSMEDRFLHVEGPTREGIKVVDPKNAVTTDINFPGFMLTEEEIARFIDLFSKIVSDFEYIVMSGSIPAGVPSNIYGELALIAKRSGAFVAVDTSGEALRAVIESGAADLIKPNIEELAEIYQELDDAEDKDSAVGALAEKLLEKVGMIALSMGGDGSRLYSKSGIYDVSTPKITVKSTVGAGDAYLAGLVAGLASDMDETAALKSASSWAASKLTMFGPGLSKESPPFQYLDKINVFLV, encoded by the coding sequence ATGATGAAGAAAAAGATATTAACAGTCACCCTTAATCCAGCAATCGATTACACAATTGAAGTAAATAATTTTGCAATCGATGCGGTAAACAGAGCATCTGCCAGCAGGAGAGATCCGGGTGGTAAAGGGATCAATGTAGGGACTGCTCTATCACAGGGAGGTTTTCCCGTTTGCCTGACCGGCTTCCTCGGTAAAAGCAATATTGATATTTTTCTGAATCATATCAAAGTCAACTCCATGGAAGACCGCTTTCTGCATGTTGAAGGCCCAACCCGGGAAGGCATTAAAGTGGTTGACCCGAAGAATGCTGTTACTACAGATATAAACTTTCCTGGATTCATGCTGACAGAAGAAGAGATCGCTAGGTTCATAGATCTTTTCAGTAAAATTGTTTCCGATTTTGAATACATAGTTATGTCTGGAAGTATTCCCGCAGGCGTACCCTCAAATATATATGGAGAGCTGGCACTTATTGCAAAACGTTCAGGAGCCTTTGTTGCCGTAGATACAAGCGGAGAAGCATTAAGAGCTGTAATAGAATCGGGTGCCGCTGATCTTATTAAACCAAATATTGAAGAACTGGCAGAAATATATCAGGAACTCGATGATGCCGAAGATAAAGACTCAGCTGTTGGAGCTCTGGCTGAAAAGCTGCTGGAGAAAGTCGGAATGATAGCTCTCTCCATGGGTGGAGACGGTAGTCGTCTTTATTCAAAAAGCGGAATTTATGATGTATCGACACCAAAGATTACAGTTAAAAGTACTGTAGGCGCAGGTGATGCCTACCTGGCAGGACTGGTGGCAGGATTGGCATCTGATATGGATGAAACTGCTGCTCTCAAATCTGCTTCTTCCTGGGCCGCATCAAAGCTGACCATGTTCGGTCCCGGATTATCAAAAGAATCCCCTCCATTTCAATATTTAGATAAAATAAACGTATTTTTAGTATAA
- the rsgA gene encoding ribosome small subunit-dependent GTPase A, translated as MSKESWGWNSSLEKEYQNRHTDGLEAGRVIKEVRHLYTVASETSSASEEYLKGEVSGAFQFKAAGPADYPAIGDWVLYRRASEDKLVIEDVLPRWSSFSRKVAGDRTDEQVLAANIDIIYLVFGINGGRNFTSGGLERYMTLAWESGATPVIILNKADLCTEDERETAQLTAENAAPGVEIHMISAVTEEGLNEMTSSLKPGMTIGLTGPSGVGKSTIINSLAGVSLQKTTSQREGDLRGRHTTTHKEMFRLPSGVIMVDTPGLKEVQLWADEDSLAETFQDITKLAQNCRFRDCSHQGEPGCAVQSALASGELENRRYENYLVLQKELKYLKTRQETSAARLEREKWKHVAQFVKSPMYSAKRKKR; from the coding sequence ATGAGTAAAGAATCATGGGGCTGGAACAGCTCTCTTGAAAAAGAATATCAAAACCGTCATACCGACGGTCTTGAAGCCGGACGGGTCATAAAAGAGGTCCGGCATCTCTATACTGTTGCTTCCGAAACTTCATCCGCATCAGAAGAATATCTTAAAGGTGAAGTTTCCGGTGCTTTCCAGTTTAAAGCAGCAGGGCCGGCAGACTATCCAGCCATCGGAGACTGGGTTCTGTACCGCAGGGCCTCTGAAGATAAACTTGTCATCGAGGATGTACTGCCGAGATGGAGCAGTTTCTCCCGAAAGGTGGCGGGAGACAGGACGGATGAGCAGGTTCTGGCAGCGAATATTGATATTATCTATCTTGTCTTCGGGATAAACGGAGGCAGGAATTTTACATCCGGTGGACTGGAACGCTATATGACACTGGCATGGGAGAGCGGTGCTACCCCGGTTATAATTCTAAATAAAGCGGATCTCTGTACTGAGGACGAACGGGAAACTGCTCAGCTTACTGCAGAGAATGCGGCACCCGGAGTAGAGATACATATGATCAGCGCTGTAACTGAAGAAGGGCTTAATGAGATGACTTCTTCCCTGAAACCGGGAATGACCATAGGGCTGACCGGTCCATCAGGGGTTGGTAAGTCGACAATTATCAATTCTCTTGCGGGTGTATCGCTGCAGAAGACAACATCCCAGAGAGAGGGAGACCTGAGGGGTCGTCACACTACAACTCATAAAGAGATGTTCAGACTTCCCTCGGGTGTAATTATGGTCGATACACCGGGATTAAAAGAGGTCCAGTTATGGGCAGATGAAGATTCCCTGGCTGAAACATTCCAGGATATTACTAAACTGGCACAGAACTGCCGTTTCAGGGACTGCAGTCATCAGGGAGAACCCGGATGTGCAGTTCAATCTGCTCTGGCATCTGGAGAACTTGAGAACAGGCGTTATGAGAACTATCTGGTGCTGCAGAAGGAGTTAAAATACCTGAAGACCCGTCAGGAGACAAGTGCAGCCAGACTGGAACGGGAGAAGTGGAAACATGTTGCCCAATTTGTTAAAAGTCCTATGTATTCTGCAAAAAGAAAAAAAAGATAA
- a CDS encoding EAL domain-containing protein, with product MRTSVRIYNRVLIPFMLLILPLGISYLLRTDGIATDKYIDDRRNYIEQVLDTIDSSFSAYEQLIYTTVKITEELAPDKAEHEAALKLAFSSSRSALVYGIGIWYEPYSFDEKTERFGPYIHHIDSNNNKEEITYFWNTPEYNYQNREWYKTSLAAKEGEISVSPPFFDSDYTYITFGIPFSKEGKKTGVVTVDIVLPQLQGYLSDYNFSDFSGVYLTTKDNSIVFSKTDASNAAIEKHAMEGEQPGLFTDRTAVYDENEITSFFEGIGQKPEILTSETENGVFRIHAFLDRKAIFLNIIFRHSLQYLIFFLFWTSVLYLIIFNSSYLKRNYENRLLNTENERLTEEIFKRKEAESRLTFQAYYDEVSGLQNLNSFMEKEEALQPGNDNRSLIQVSLNNMKELSLILSSTIIDETLLAFTTRLKSVCPLETRLYRARGFSFFVVYDDQKTGSSQKLAEKLQNEFRFALRLGSRDIRLRAKIGLVYFKDAESLEQVLAMSQSAIAGLDVADSGRVGLFDHSVQEQKARHVVLDAAMSQPGFISELYMLYQYIVKTEDRSPAGFEALMRWKSSVLGSTVSPAEFIPMAEENGLIIGLGWFAIEEVLKAISGPLKNSGLFVTVNVSPIQFIELDFPDKLDNLLNQYAVDKNRLKLEITESSAAAAIESFWQIIDELIRRGYRLAIDDFGTGESSFHRLYSMAFDTLKIDRSFVTGLNLDERNQEICRSLMNIGKTMGSQIVAEGVETEEEHRVLREIGIKYSQGYLYARPQPLSETEFGKS from the coding sequence ATGAGAACTTCAGTCCGCATATATAATCGAGTACTCATCCCCTTTATGTTACTCATCCTCCCTCTGGGAATATCATACCTCCTCAGAACAGACGGAATTGCAACTGATAAATATATAGATGATCGAAGAAACTACATTGAACAGGTGCTCGATACGATAGACTCCAGTTTTTCTGCCTATGAACAGCTGATATATACAACTGTCAAGATCACAGAAGAATTAGCTCCTGACAAAGCAGAACATGAAGCCGCTCTAAAACTTGCATTTTCCTCATCCCGCTCAGCCCTTGTTTACGGCATTGGAATCTGGTATGAGCCATACAGTTTTGATGAAAAAACCGAGCGCTTTGGACCATATATTCATCATATTGATTCCAATAACAACAAAGAAGAAATCACTTATTTCTGGAATACTCCTGAGTACAATTATCAAAATAGAGAATGGTATAAGACATCCCTTGCTGCAAAAGAGGGAGAGATTTCTGTTTCACCGCCCTTTTTTGACAGTGATTACACATATATAACATTCGGTATTCCTTTCTCCAAAGAAGGAAAAAAAACTGGCGTTGTTACAGTAGACATTGTCCTTCCACAGCTCCAGGGCTACCTGTCAGATTATAACTTTTCTGATTTTTCAGGAGTTTATCTGACAACAAAAGACAATAGCATTGTATTTTCTAAAACAGATGCAAGTAATGCTGCTATTGAAAAACATGCAATGGAAGGAGAACAACCGGGTCTTTTTACAGATAGGACCGCTGTATACGATGAAAACGAAATTACCTCATTCTTTGAAGGGATTGGTCAGAAGCCGGAGATACTGACCAGTGAAACTGAGAATGGAGTATTTAGAATTCATGCATTTCTGGATAGGAAAGCCATATTTCTGAATATTATTTTTCGGCATTCCCTTCAATACCTTATCTTCTTCCTGTTCTGGACCTCGGTGCTATATCTGATTATTTTCAATTCATCATATCTGAAAAGAAATTATGAGAACCGCCTTCTAAATACAGAAAATGAACGCTTGACAGAGGAAATCTTCAAACGTAAAGAGGCAGAATCACGTCTTACATTTCAGGCATATTATGATGAAGTTAGCGGTCTTCAGAATCTCAACTCATTTATGGAGAAAGAAGAAGCACTGCAGCCTGGAAATGATAATCGCTCTCTGATACAGGTATCACTGAATAATATGAAAGAGCTTTCCCTGATCTTATCAAGTACTATAATTGATGAGACTCTGCTTGCCTTTACGACTCGACTGAAAAGTGTCTGTCCTTTAGAAACAAGACTCTATAGGGCTCGTGGGTTTTCTTTCTTTGTTGTCTATGATGACCAGAAGACAGGAAGTTCTCAAAAACTGGCAGAAAAACTGCAGAATGAATTTCGCTTTGCACTGCGCCTGGGTTCCAGAGATATCAGACTCCGGGCAAAGATCGGATTAGTATACTTCAAGGATGCCGAAAGCCTTGAGCAGGTACTGGCGATGTCACAGTCTGCCATTGCAGGACTGGATGTAGCAGACAGTGGACGTGTGGGGCTCTTTGACCATTCAGTCCAGGAACAGAAAGCAAGACATGTTGTATTGGATGCAGCCATGAGCCAGCCGGGATTTATCAGTGAACTGTACATGCTCTATCAGTATATTGTAAAAACCGAAGACCGCAGTCCTGCAGGATTTGAAGCACTTATGCGCTGGAAGAGCTCTGTTCTGGGATCAACGGTCTCACCGGCAGAATTCATTCCGATGGCAGAGGAGAACGGTTTAATTATCGGACTAGGATGGTTTGCCATTGAGGAAGTACTGAAGGCTATCTCGGGACCTCTTAAAAATAGCGGTTTATTTGTAACTGTAAATGTCAGTCCTATTCAATTTATTGAGCTGGACTTTCCTGACAAACTGGATAATCTTCTCAATCAATATGCTGTAGATAAAAACAGGCTGAAACTTGAGATAACCGAGTCATCAGCTGCGGCGGCCATAGAATCGTTCTGGCAGATTATCGATGAGCTGATCAGACGGGGTTACCGTCTTGCTATTGATGATTTCGGTACTGGTGAATCATCTTTTCACAGACTCTACAGTATGGCCTTTGATACTCTGAAGATAGATAGATCCTTTGTAACAGGACTGAATCTGGATGAACGGAATCAGGAAATCTGCCGCTCTCTTATGAATATAGGTAAAACCATGGGCAGCCAGATTGTTGCCGAAGGTGTAGAGACCGAAGAAGAGCACAGGGTCCTCAGGGAGATTGGAATTAAATATTCACAGGGATACCTATATGCCCGTCCACAGCCTTTGAGCGAAACGGAATTCGGAAAGAGCTGA
- a CDS encoding RNHCP domain-containing protein: protein MSRYNHRDNNYTDTFICRHCDMTVPPPEAGGSHRNHCPHCLWSLHVDLRKGDRRCGCRGLMEPISVWVKPSKEWAIIHRCQSCGFIRTNRIAGDDNEMILFRLAAEPITMLPFPAKKTLEKIV, encoded by the coding sequence ATGTCCCGATATAATCACAGAGACAACAATTACACAGACACATTTATCTGCCGTCATTGCGACATGACAGTTCCTCCCCCTGAAGCAGGCGGGAGTCATCGCAACCACTGCCCTCATTGTCTCTGGAGTCTTCATGTAGACCTCAGAAAAGGTGATCGCCGCTGCGGATGCAGAGGTTTGATGGAGCCCATATCAGTATGGGTCAAACCGTCAAAAGAGTGGGCAATTATTCACCGCTGTCAAAGCTGTGGATTCATTAGAACCAACAGGATCGCCGGGGACGATAACGAAATGATCCTGTTCAGACTGGCAGCTGAACCTATTACCATGCTGCCCTTCCCCGCTAAAAAGACTTTGGAGAAAATCGTATGA
- a CDS encoding FeoA family protein, whose translation MSLSEIEPGNSAVVESILGGKHLRQKLVNLGMIPGAIVHVVRANRMGPMVLNVQGSQIMIGQGMAKRINVKQK comes from the coding sequence ATGAGTTTATCTGAAATAGAACCTGGAAACAGTGCGGTTGTAGAATCAATACTTGGTGGAAAACACTTGAGACAAAAGCTTGTAAACCTTGGAATGATTCCTGGGGCGATAGTTCATGTTGTTCGTGCAAACAGGATGGGCCCCATGGTCCTGAATGTACAAGGCTCCCAGATCATGATTGGCCAAGGGATGGCAAAACGTATCAATGTCAAACAAAAATGA
- the namA gene encoding NADPH dehydrogenase NamA encodes MDHLFSSFSLNKITLRNRIVMPPMCMYSADKDGIATDWHRFHYRTRAQGGTGLIIQEATAVESRGRISANDLGIWDDSQIQGLKNIVQGIVSEGAVPAIQLAHAGRKCCATGEDVIAPSALNFDTKDPLYITPREMSQADIESVIESFKNAAVRVRDAGYKVLELHGAHGYLISEFLSPLTNQRTDAYGGSPEKRAEFLRQVIRAVRSVWKEDNPLILRVSAVDYMEGGNQPEDLARMINLVKSEGVDLIHVSSGGVVPNVKIPAAPGFQIPPAKIIKAQTGLPVVGGGLITESEHAEKIITDGDSDLVFMGRELLRNPYFPLLSAKAAGVELSYRPRQYDRA; translated from the coding sequence ATGGACCACCTTTTCAGCTCTTTCAGTCTCAATAAAATAACTCTGAGGAACCGTATTGTTATGCCCCCTATGTGTATGTACAGTGCAGATAAAGACGGTATAGCAACGGATTGGCATCGTTTCCACTACAGAACCAGAGCTCAGGGAGGAACAGGACTTATTATTCAGGAGGCCACAGCAGTAGAATCCAGAGGGAGAATTTCTGCCAATGATCTTGGTATCTGGGATGACTCGCAAATACAAGGGTTGAAAAATATTGTTCAAGGAATTGTTTCTGAAGGTGCAGTGCCTGCTATTCAGCTGGCTCATGCAGGCCGTAAGTGCTGTGCAACAGGAGAAGATGTTATTGCTCCATCAGCTTTAAATTTTGATACGAAAGATCCTCTTTATATAACACCCCGTGAAATGAGTCAGGCTGATATTGAATCTGTTATTGAGTCTTTTAAGAATGCTGCTGTAAGGGTGAGAGATGCCGGATATAAAGTTTTAGAACTTCATGGCGCCCATGGATATTTAATAAGTGAATTTCTCTCTCCTCTGACAAATCAAAGAACAGATGCTTATGGCGGATCTCCTGAGAAGAGAGCTGAGTTTCTTAGACAGGTAATCAGAGCTGTCCGTTCGGTGTGGAAAGAGGATAATCCTTTGATTCTCAGAGTATCCGCTGTTGATTATATGGAGGGTGGTAATCAGCCTGAGGATCTTGCCCGGATGATCAACTTAGTAAAATCTGAGGGTGTGGATCTCATCCATGTCAGTTCCGGTGGTGTAGTACCTAATGTGAAGATTCCTGCAGCTCCGGGATTTCAGATTCCCCCTGCAAAAATCATCAAGGCTCAGACGGGACTTCCGGTTGTCGGCGGGGGGCTGATTACTGAATCGGAACATGCTGAGAAGATTATTACCGATGGAGACAGTGATCTTGTCTTTATGGGACGGGAGCTGCTTCGTAATCCTTACTTTCCTCTGCTTAGTGCAAAGGCTGCGGGAGTGGAGCTCTCTTATCGGCCAAGGCAGTATGACAGGGCATAA
- a CDS encoding flavodoxin family protein: MKIAVRYFSRTGNTEKLARAIGEQLNIDPQSVDIPLEDDVEILFLGSALYALNIDKQMKGFIESLRGSSVKKVFVFSTTALLTSSYPVVSKNLQRSGIKCADEEFHCYGAFGALHKNRPDANDLKAIKKFANKIFKQYKDQ; encoded by the coding sequence ATGAAAATTGCCGTAAGGTATTTCAGTAGAACCGGTAATACCGAGAAACTGGCCAGGGCTATTGGTGAGCAGTTAAACATAGATCCGCAGTCTGTGGATATTCCTCTGGAAGATGATGTTGAAATTCTTTTTCTGGGTAGTGCATTATATGCTCTTAATATCGATAAACAGATGAAGGGGTTTATCGAATCTCTAAGAGGCTCCAGTGTTAAAAAGGTCTTTGTTTTCAGCACTACAGCACTGCTGACATCCTCTTACCCCGTGGTTTCAAAAAATCTGCAGCGCAGCGGTATTAAATGCGCTGATGAAGAATTTCATTGCTATGGTGCCTTCGGTGCTTTACATAAAAACCGCCCTGATGCTAATGACCTTAAAGCCATAAAGAAGTTTGCCAATAAAATATTTAAACAGTATAAGGATCAGTAA
- a CDS encoding peroxiredoxin-like family protein: MYLSEKLNNEISRQSKKYPFFITKYFKNEIARIYDEKFIERAFKVGDKISDSKFLNKNNEVVTLSDQRKGRPAILSFYRGSWCAFCNLELRYYHHLIEESEMDSINMFAITPEAPDSSINTDDLHFSILSDVKNQFAKKLNLVYTPSWLLQLIYRLGGINLKKTQENNEAELPIPATYVIDKEGVITFAFVDPDYTKRAEPSLVLDEYKKLLYI; encoded by the coding sequence ATGTATTTATCAGAAAAATTAAACAATGAGATTAGTCGTCAGAGTAAAAAATATCCTTTTTTTATCACAAAATATTTTAAAAATGAAATTGCCAGAATTTATGATGAAAAGTTCATAGAAAGAGCATTTAAAGTTGGGGATAAAATTTCTGACAGCAAATTCCTAAATAAAAACAATGAAGTCGTAACCCTTTCAGATCAGAGAAAGGGGAGACCAGCTATTCTGAGTTTTTACAGAGGCTCCTGGTGTGCTTTTTGTAATTTGGAACTCCGGTATTATCATCATCTTATTGAGGAGTCTGAAATGGATAGCATAAATATGTTTGCCATTACTCCGGAAGCCCCTGATAGTTCTATAAATACAGATGACCTTCACTTTTCTATTCTCAGTGATGTAAAAAATCAATTTGCTAAGAAATTGAACCTTGTTTACACTCCATCATGGCTGCTTCAACTGATTTACAGGCTTGGTGGAATTAATCTGAAAAAAACGCAGGAAAATAATGAAGCCGAATTACCAATCCCGGCGACCTATGTTATTGATAAAGAGGGTGTGATTACTTTCGCATTTGTAGATCCGGATTATACAAAACGGGCTGAACCATCACTTGTATTGGATGAATATAAGAAACTGCTTTATATCTGA
- a CDS encoding MarR family winged helix-turn-helix transcriptional regulator: MQIFGDSIQNPDESYNQKCFQLFLLLGGEMEARLNNAVTDLGLTYLQSLILYAINSGRDNSMTVNQISECLPNKVNTSRSITQLIKLGYVMKERSQEDQRIVYVNITDEGRKVKKLAEDALKGQLTVNLPEDKAKELYDLFLLMLQNYTGA, from the coding sequence ATGCAGATCTTTGGAGATTCTATACAGAATCCAGATGAATCATACAACCAGAAATGCTTCCAGCTTTTTCTATTGCTGGGAGGAGAGATGGAAGCCCGTCTGAATAACGCTGTTACAGATCTGGGACTGACATATCTTCAGAGTCTTATTCTTTATGCAATTAATAGTGGTAGAGATAATAGCATGACAGTTAATCAAATCAGTGAATGTCTTCCTAATAAAGTTAATACTTCACGCTCCATCACACAGTTGATTAAACTCGGCTATGTGATGAAAGAGCGAAGTCAGGAAGATCAGCGCATCGTCTACGTCAATATTACAGATGAGGGACGCAAAGTCAAAAAACTGGCAGAGGATGCTTTGAAGGGGCAGTTAACTGTCAACCTTCCCGAGGACAAGGCCAAAGAGCTTTATGATCTTTTTTTGCTGATGCTGCAGAATTACACCGGGGCTTAA